The following DNA comes from Allobranchiibius huperziae.
TCACCCCACGAAGTTCTCCGCTGCGCTCCGATACTTCGCGGGGACCCCGACGCGTCGCCCCACGAAGTTCTCCGCTGCGCATTCGCGCGGTTGTCAGCGTTTTCGTGGTGCCGACGTCACGGATCCGCTGACAACCAACAGGTGGTTCTCCTCGAAGCCGGGAATGGTTCGCGATGCGCTACGGTTGAGGTAGTTGACACGTCACCAACACTGCACTCGACCAGGAGTCTTCATGGAGTTCGGAATCTTCACCGTCGGCGACGTCACGCCCGATCCGACCACAGGTCGCACCCCGACGGAGGCCGAGCGCATCCAGGCGATGGTGACCATCGCCAAGAAGGCGGAAGAGGTCGGACTGGACGTCTTCGCGACCGGGGAGCACCACAACCCGCCGTTCGTGCCGTCCTCGCCGACCACGATGCTCGGCTTCCTGGCCGCGCAGACGAGCACGCTCAAGCTGTCGACGTCCACCACGCTGATCACCACCAACGACCCGGTGAAGATCGCGGAGGACTTCGCGATGCTGCAGCACCTCGCCGGCGGCCGCGTCGACCTGATGATGGGTCGCGGCAACACCGGTCCGGTCTACCCGTGGTTCGGTCAGGACATCCGCGAGGGCGTCAACCTGGCGGTCGAGAACTACCACCTGCTGCGTCGCCTCTGGCGCGAGGACGTCGTGGACTGGTCGGGCAGGTTCCGTACGCCGCTGCAGGGCTTCACCTCGACGCCCCGCCCGCTGGACGGCGTACCGCCGTTCGTCTGGCACGGCTCGATCCGCAGCACCGAGATCGCCGAGCAGGCCGCGTTCTACGGCGACGGCTTCTTCCACAACAACATCTTCTGGCCGC
Coding sequences within:
- a CDS encoding LLM class flavin-dependent oxidoreductase, with the translated sequence MEFGIFTVGDVTPDPTTGRTPTEAERIQAMVTIAKKAEEVGLDVFATGEHHNPPFVPSSPTTMLGFLAAQTSTLKLSTSTTLITTNDPVKIAEDFAMLQHLAGGRVDLMMGRGNTGPVYPWFGQDIREGVNLAVENYHLLRRLWREDVVDWSGRFRTPLQGFTSTPRPLDGVPPFVWHGSIRSTEIAEQAAFYGDGFFHNNIFWPLRHTRQMVQLYRERYEHHGHGRADQAIVGLGGQVFMRENSQDAVREFRPYFDEAPVYGHGPSMEDFTAQTPLTVGSPQQVIERYLTMREAVGDYQRQLFLMDHAGLPLKTVLEQLDMLGEQVVPVLRKELDALRPADVPAHAPTHAELVAAGADSANAHVLPSVTVQQDSVVDDALQIKGA